A window of Kocuria sp. TGY1127_2 genomic DNA:
GCTATACCGGTGAGCCCAACCCGGACTGGCGGCTCTATTCCCTCGCTCCCACGGAGTACGAATTCATGCAAGCTCGCGAAGACCGGAATCACTCCCGTGTGGAATACATACGAGACGGTTCCGGGTGGGTAAATCACCGGGTCACGACGCCGGCGGGCTAGGCTCGAATCATCGGCCCGAGTACCTGCGATCTATCCTGAGTAGTCATGGACCTGGAATTGCGCCACCTCCGCGCGCTCGAGGCGGTCGGCCGGAAGAAGTCGTTCACGGCCGCCGCCCGCAGCCTGCACATCACTCAACCGGCCTTGAGCCGAACCATCCAACAGCTGGAGGCTCGCCTCGGCGGGGTTACTCTGCTGAACCGCTCTTCCCGCTCCGTAGACCTGACCCCTCAGGGGCAAAGGCTATTCGAACGGGCCAGGACCATCCTCCGCGAGATCGAGGACGCCATCGCTGAGACTCATCAGGTGGAAGAGCTGCGCATCGGTTTCCCGTGGGCTCTTCCCGACCCGTGGATTTCCCGGACTTTGGCGACCTTCGAGCGTTCCAGCGGCATCCGAACGCATCTGACCAGACATGATGACGTATGCTCCGCGTTGCTGAACCGAGCCGTGGATGTGGCTCTCACGCGGCAAACTCTCATGGGGACAGAGGTCGAAACGATTGAGCTCTTCCGAGAACCGCGTGTCGCCGCGGTCAGCACCGGCAGTCGTTTGGCTCGGCGAACATCGATCCCCTGGAAGGAACTCGGCCAACATCCCGTGGTGATCAATACGCTGAGCGGCAATACGCGGCCGTCTCTCTGGGATCCCGGGCAGAGGCCCTCTTCAATCATCGAATGCGCCAATTACGACGAATGGATCACCTTGGTCGCAGCAGGCAAGGGTGTCGGCGCAACGCCGGCCTCGGCTGCGGCGTCGTACGGGCACTCGAGAGTCGCATTCGTCCCGCTCGACGAAGCCCCGTCCGTACCCCTCTGCTTGGCGTGGCGTACGAGCTCGAACTCGCGCGCGATCCAGGAGTTCAGAAACGCAGCACTCTCGACTCTCCCCTGCCGCACAGAGGGTCGAAACTAGACCCTAGGCGAAAGCTCCCCAACCACGCCGTCCCTCAAGTGCACCGGCGATCGCAAATCGGCCGGGACCGACGAGAAAAACAGCGAGCGAAGCGAGGGCCAGCACCAGAACGGATTCGTATCCGCCGTCCGAGGCGAAAAACCCCTGGGAACCGTGGACAAAATAGATTGCCCCGAACATATCGATCGCCAGAACCAGCCCAGCAAGCCGAGAAAGCACACCGACGATCAAGGCGATACCGCCGATCAACTCGGCATAGGCGGCCACCGCAGCGGAAAGCTCAGGGGATGGAACGCCCATTTGCTGGAAGTTCGCTGCGGTTCCGTCGAGGGTCCACTCGTTGAACTTTTGCAGACCGTGCATCAAGAAGACAATGCCCAGGCCAACACGCAGAAGCAGGAGGCCCAAAGGCGCGGACAAGGTTGAATTCTGTGGGTAACTCATAGTTTTTTCACTTTACAGGTAAAGTACTTTGGTGGGGGTCTTCCGTGACGATGGGCACTCCGTCAGAGGCCCTTATCCGAAACCCAATCCTTGGCAGCCTGAACGGTTGAGGCCTTTTCGTCCCCACTGACCCGGTCGTTGAGGTGGATCAGGTCCTCAGTGGTCAATGTCTTGGAGACCTTGTTGAGCACTGCCTGGGCCGCTTCCGGAACCTGATCTTTTCGGATCAGCGGGATGGCCTGCTGCGCCAGAAAATTGTTCTTGGGATCCTGAAGCACCACGAAGTTGTTCTTCTCAATCGCGGGCGTCGTCGTGAAGATGTCCGCAACCTGCACCTGGTCATCGGTCAGGGCTTTGACCGTCAAGGGACCGCCGGAGTCGTTGATAGGAGAGAACTTGGCCGGCACGCACCCGTATTTGGCCTTGAGCCCCGGCAGCCCGTACGCCCGCTCTTGAAACTCGGGCGGCCCCGCCAACTTGAGGCTTGAACAAACTCTGCCCAAGTCTTCCAGGGATTTCAGGTTGTACTTCTGCGCAACTTCTTGGGTCACCACGAGGGCGTCCTTGTCTTCTGCCGGAGACGGGTCCAAAACCTGCAGGCCTTCCGGAACCGCGGCCCGTAGGGCCTGCATGATGTCCTCGGCCGTACTCGCGGTCGCCTTTTCGTCGAAATACTGCAAAAGGTTTCCCGAGTAATCAGGAACCACGCTCACGCTCCCTTGCTGCACGGCGCCGATATATGCTTCACGGGCCCCGATCGCAGGCTGACTTTCCGCTTTGTGCCCGGCGTTATTGAGCGCGGCAGTATAAATTTCCGCGATGATCTGAGATTCCACGAAATCCGCGGAACCGACGACCACGGTGCCTTTGCCCTTGGACGGGCCGAGCGCGTTCTTCCCTGACAGCCCGCACCCGGTCAGGCCCAGAACTGACGCGGCCGCGACCAGGCCGAGCACCTGGCGCCGCGAGGTGTTCACCGATTCGCGATTCACGATTCCTCCTTGACCAGTCCGGGTGAAGTGAGCGCACGCTGCACCAGGGCCAAAATCCCGTCCAGCACGAGGGCCAGAACAGCGGCGAGCAGCATCGACGCAACCATGCGGGAATAATCTCGGACGGCCAGTCCGTCGATCAGAAAACGGCCCAAGCCACCCAAATCGATATAGGCCATGACAGTGACGGTGGCGACGATCTGAAGGGTCGCATTACGGATTCCGCCGAAGAGGATCGGCACGGCGTTGGGAATCTCCACTTTGGTCAGAATCTGCCATTCCTTCATTCCTTGAGCCCGAGCGGCATCGACAACGGCCGGGTCAACCGCCGCGATCCCGGCGTATGCGTTGGCCAGCAACGGGGCAACGGCCAGAATCACCAGGGCGAGAACCGGCGCGGTCAGACCAATGCCAATCCACAGGGCAAACAAGGTCAGCAGGCCCAGCGTCGGCAGGGAGCGCAACGCACCGGTCAAACCGATCACCACGTTTCCACCCCGCCGCGTATGACCTAGCCAAAGCCCCACGGGGATCGCGACGATCACTGCTATTCCGAGCACGAGTCCCGTGTACTCGAGGTGCTCGCCGAGCCGCACCCAAATGCCACTGGAACCGCCCCATGACTGCGGATCCGTGAACCAATTCCACGTCTGTTGGACAACGTTCATGACCTCACCTGCCAACGAGTAGCGGCCGACGCGGCCAAGGCGACCAAACGGTCGAGCACGATGGCGATGATCGCGATCAACACAATGCCCACCACGATTTCCGTGGTGAAGTCACGCCGGAGGCCATCCGTGAAGAGCGTACCGAGCGACTGGATCCCGATCACGGCGCCCACCGAAACCATCGAAATATTGGATACCAGGGCCACGCGGAGCCCTGCGGCCATCACCGGAATCGATAGCGGAAGCTCAACCGTCCAGAAGCGACGTGCGGATCGATAGCCCACCGCCGTGGCCGCGTCGAGCACGGCGCCGTCAACGGACTCGAATGCGTCCACACATGAACGGACCATCATGGCGATGACGTACAGGCTCAGCGCGATGATCACGTTGGTCAGGGAGGTGATCGCGGTGCCGAGGATCAGGGGCAACAGCACGAAGAGAGCCAACGAAGGAATCGTGTACAGCAATGCCGCCGCATTCACCACGACGCCGCGTCGCGCTTTGCCCGCGCGGGCTCTGGCGGCCCGCCCGGAACCTTCCGCACCCCGAGCACGACGGACAGCGGCAAAACGTGCGATCGGGATCGAGATGATGGTCCCGATGATGACCGGCAGAACCGACTGGAGCAGATGCAACCCGGTCAGCTCGCCCACGTAGGAGAGATTGTGGAAGAGCCAGCTCATAGGCCTACCCCGTAACGACTGCGCCGCTCTCTCGCGGCCGCGTCCATGACGTCGTCGGAGGCCAGCAGGCCGAGGGCCTTTCCGTCTTCATCCACAGCGACTCCCCACCCGGAGGGGGAAGACAGCACCGAGTCCAACGCATCGCGCAGATTTCCTCCCCGGGGGAAGAGGCTGCCACCGATGATATTGCGTCCGTCGATGAGCCAGCCCGCGGGACGGCCGGCGTCGTCGAGAGCAAGGTCCCAATCGCCCCAGGGCCGATTTTCTGTGTCCAACGGGTGGATGGGAACTTCCCCTCCGGAAGCGAATGTGAGCCGGCGCGTGCCACGGTCGTGCCCGACGAAAGAGGCTACGAAATCGTCCGCCGGTTCGCGGAGGATCTCTTCAGGGCTGCCGAACTGGGCGACTCGGCCGCCTTCTCCGAAGACGGCGACCCGCTGCCCCAGCGTCACGGCTTCGTCGATGTCGTGAGTTACGAAGACGATGGTTCGCTCGAGCGTCTCGTGGAGTCGGATGAGCTCACGCTGAAGGTCGGCGCGGACCACAGGATCCACGGCCGAAAACGGCTCATCCATCAGGAGGATTGGGGAGTCCGCAGCCAGTGCGCGGGCAACCCCGACTCGTTGAGCCTGGCCGCCGGACAGTTGTGCGGGGTATCGCTTGGCCAGCCCTCGATCCAGGCCTACGGTGTCCATCAGGTCGAGGGCCCGGGCGCGGCACTCGCTCTTCGAGGCGCCGTTCAACCGGGGAACGGTCGAGATATTGTCCGCCACGGTGCGGTGCGGCATCAGACCGGACTGCTGCATCACATACCCCATGGAACGGCGCAGCTCGTAGGCCGACTGTTCCCGGTTGTCTTTCCCCTGGATCAGTATTTGTCCGTGGGTCGGCTCGACCATTCGGTTGATCATGCGCAACGACGTCGTCTTTCCGCATCCGGAGGGACCGACGAAAACCGTGATGAGTCCGTCCGGAATCGCGAGGTTCAGTTCGTCCACAGCGGTGGTGGAGCCATACTCCTTGGAGACTCCGATGAACTCAATTGCGTCCGTTTTTCCTAGTGGCATGGAGGTTCCTTTGGGTAAGACTGCTGTACCGATGGTACGTCAGACCCATCACGGATCGAGGTCCACCATGCGAAGAAGTTGCGTCATACTTTAGGTTCAGGACTCGAAAAAGATACTTTACGAGTCATCAGGAACCACCCGGAGCTCTACAGGAGGTCGCGTGTCCACCGCTTCATTGCCGAAGTACCGCGCAGTAGAACGGCAATTGCGCGCCCGAATCGCCGGCCTCGACGACGGCACTCTTCTGCCTACCGAGACCGAGATGTGCGAAGAGTACTGCGTCTCGCGAATTACGATGCGGCGAGCAATCGAGGAAATCGCTCGCGACGGCCTGGTGACCCGGCACCGCGGGCACGGCACCAAGGTCAACCGCCCTGAGCCGACGACCTCGGAAAACCATGTCGACCAAGGCGAACATTTCGACAGCCGCTTCACCGGATTTTTCGGTCAACTGACCGGGTTCGGACATCGGGTTCATTCCGACGTCCTGGAATTCGGCCCGGTCCAAGCCAATATGGCGGTTTCGAAGGCCCTTCGGGTCGATCCGCATTCCGAGGTCTTCCACATGTCACGACGCCGCTACGTTGACGGGAATGTCCATCAGTTGTCACGCACGTGGTTCGTTCCGGGACAGTTCCCGGGGATCGAAGACGAAGATTTCCGGGAGCAGTCGCTCTACGGCTATCTGGAACGGGAACACGGGGTGAGCATCGCCCAGCAGGACTTGAGCGTTTCCCTTCTGGTTCCCTCGCGGGACGAAGCCCGCACATTGAGCATTTCGGATCGTCAACCGCGCCTGTCGTTGCAGATCACGGCGTATTCGGCGGACGGGCGCCCTTTTTTGTACGGAGAGTCGATCTTCGTTTCCTCCGATGCTCACATCTTCTTCACCACCACCGGAGCATCGCCGCAACGGTGATCCGAGACCGCGGAAGCGCGATCGGCTCGCCGACGGGATCCGCGGTTGCCGACGTTCACCCGCGGGGACGGGCTCCTTGCGCCAGCTGAGCCGCGACGATCGACGACGGTTTTCCGCCCAACAATGCCTCACCGATTCCGGCGAGCTGAGTGACCTGGCGTTTGGTCAGGCGGTTGAACACGGCGGCACGCACTTGCGCCACGTGACCCGGGGCCGCCTCGATGACGGCTTCGTGCCCGGCCGGGCGAAGATGGCAGATGCTGACGCGCCGGTCGACCTCCGAGGTTGTCCTCGCAACGTAAGCATCCTCCTCCAGCCGTTTCACAACCCGTGAAAGTCGGGCGAGGCGAGTATTTGTTTGGGAGGACAGCTCCGTCATCGTCAGATGCTGGTCAGGGGCCTCGGAGAGCATGGCCAAGACCATGTATTCGACGAATCCAAGGTTGGAATCTCGCTGCAGCTGGTTTTCCAGCTGTCCGGGCAGCTGAAACATGATCGCCGAGAGGCACAACCAGGCTTCACGCTCTTCTTGCGTCAGCCACTGCGGCTCGCGCTGGGCTTGGGGCGCGTGGGACACCGGACAACCTTCCACTTGACGTATCTCTGCTCCTGCACCATCAGCAGGTCATGCCATTATGCCCCAATCGATCGCCGATTCTCGGTCTTCGAAATACACAGGATCACCTTCTGACATGGGCGGACTTGTGCACGCCCCGTGACGCGGAACGCAGAACCCGCCGGCGACCTCGCCTATACTGGGGATTTCAGGTGTGCCGGGAAGTCTGGTCGGCAAGTCAGCGTGGAACGCGGCTTCAAAATTCGAAACAAAGATTTTCCGATCCTTCCCATCGCAGGAGACCTCTCATGTCACACCGTGCCCCTCAGCGCTTCGCCGCGACTCTGCGTCAGGAGTCCACAGGCGGGGTGCTTCTCCTCGTGGCGACCCTCCTGGCCATAGTTCTGGCCAATAGCGGTGCCTCTTCTTGGTATTTTTCGGTTCGCGACGACCACCTCGGTTTCCGCATCGGTTCTCTCAATCTCGATATGTCGGTCGGCCACTGGGCCGCCGACGGATTGCTGGCCGTGTTCTTCTTCATCGTCGGTTTGGAACTCAAGAAGGAATTCGCGGTGGGTGAGCTGCGCGATCCCGGCAAATCCATTGTTCCCATGACCGCTGCGGTGGGCGGAGTCGCGCTTCCAGCCCTGATCTTTGCAGCCGTCGCCATCGGCTCCGGCGGCGAAGCGTTGAGCGGTTGGGCTGTCCCCACGGCTACGGACATCGCCTTCGCGGTCGCGGTGCTCGCCGTCGTGGGTCGGAACCTCCCAGGGGCTCTGCGAACTTTTCTCCTGACCTTGGCCGTGGTCGACGATCTCATCGCAATCACGATCATCGCGGTTTTTTACACCTCGGACCTCAACTTCCTGTACCTCGCACTTGCCCTGATTCCCCTGGCCGCATATGCATTCATCGCTTACCGGGGCGAGAGGCTGCTCCATCTCAAGCCAGGTTCCGCGTGGCTCCTGCTCTTGCCGTTGGGCGCTCTGACATGGGCGTTTTTCGTTGGTTCGGGTATCCACGCAACCATCGCGGGCGTTCTCCTGGGCTTCTGCGTCCCCGTCAAACGCAGTTCCAGAACTCCCGACTCCGCCCATGGGGGCCTCACGGAGGTCCTGGAGCACCGCGTCAGACCATTGTCTGCTGGCCTGTGCGTACCGGTATTCGCGTTCTTCTCGGCCGGCGTGGCCATCGGAGGTTTCCGCGGATTCGTCGAATCCATCAGCAGCCCGGCGGCCATAGGGATCGTCGTCGGTCTCCTGGCCGGCAAGTGCCTCGGAATCACGGGAGCGACGTGGCTGATCACCCGTTTTCGTGGAGTCAATGTGGACCCCAGCATCCGCTGGCCAGATGTATTCGGTGTCTCGCTTGTGGCCGGAATCGGGTTCACGGTTTCCTTGCTGATCGCTGAGTTGAGTTTTGGCGGAGACACTCCGTTGGGCGACACCGCCAAGGTCGCCATTCTTTCGGCATCCGTACTCGCAGCGCTCCTCGGAGGTTCGTTCCTGGCCGTCAGGAGCAGACACTATGCGTGCCAGCCACGTCGGACGCCTGGGAATTCCTGTGGACAACCGGGGGAGTCCGGCGTGAACCTCCCCCTATCCTGAGCGGGGCCTCAGTAGACTGTCCACACCGCATCCGTGTGGAACATCCCTTGTTGAAAGGCAAGTATGGGTTTTTTTGACGTCACCGGGTGGGGATTCTTATTCGGAATCCTCGCAGTGACCATCATCGTTTTCGTGCTGGGTGTGCTCCTGCTGCCGAGGCTATCGGCTCCCGGCCCCGCCAAATATGTGGCACAGGCCGTTGCGTTCGTCGTGGTTTCTGCCCTGGTTCTGACCACGGCCACCGCCTGGCTCAACAAAGAGAACAATTGGTACACCTCGTGGGACGACGTCTTCAATGGAACGGACACGGCCGCCGCGAGCCCCAGACAGACTTTCGGGCAGAAAGCGGCAAAAACGGTTCACGCCTTGCCCATTTCCGGACAAGCTTCGGATAAGCAGAAAGACCCCGCCGCAAACCCCGCCTTCCAACGCAAGATCAAAAACGGCTCATCGAGCAGCACGTACTTTTCCGTGAAATTGCCGGGTCAGGTCAGCGGACAGAGCTACGACGTCATGGCTTGGTTGCCCGCGTCGTATTTTGAGAATCCGGAACGCTTCTACCCGGTGATCATGGGCTTCAGCGGTTTTCCGGGTTCACCCGAGACCTATTCGAAATCCATCGACTACGGCCACCTGATCGAAGACGCCGTGAGCCGCGGCAAACTTCGCGAATCCATCTTCGTGGTTCCAGCGGTCTATCCCGGCGACTACGACAGCGAATGCGTGGATGGCACGCAGTCCCAATCCGGCGGAACCACGCCCAAGGTTGAAACCTTCATCACGCAGGACGTCGTTCCGTGGGTCAAGCAGAATTTCCGAGTTTCGGACGATCCCCGCGCTTGGGCCTTGACGGGTTACAGCGCCGGCGGCTGGTGTTCGGCGATGCTGAGCATGCGGCATCCGGATCTCTTCTCGTCGTCAATGATCCAGGCCGGGTACTTCGAACCGCTCTATTCGGCCAATCAACAGTGGAATTCTCACAACGACCCACGGTACGACCTGCAGAAATTGGCCGCAGAGAAGCGCCCCGACACGAATCTTTACTATTTCTCGAGCCAAGACGACACGCTCTCCTGGCCTTCGGTGAACGACTTCAAAGGCAAAGTTGGCGGCCCCACGTCCCTGACCTTGGATTCCATCAAATCCGGAGGGCACCGCCAAGAGGTCTGGGTGCCGGGTATGACCAAAGGCCTGAATTGGCTCGGACGCACCAGCCCGTTTTTCGCCCCACTGACCTGAAACCAAGGGGAAACTATCCATGAAGACCCAGACCAGAGCTAGCCGAAAAGCCACCCGGCACCTCCCAGGATCCCAGCCGGGGCGGCGAATCGCGGCGTTCATGACGTGGGCTTATGCTCTCGCGACGCTCGTGAATGTCGCCCTGCTCATCACGCGGCCCTCTCGGCACGGTTTCGTCGAATTCGTCTTCGGGATCCTGAATATCCCGGCCGAGCGCAGCCTGATCACCCTGGTGGTCGCCGCTGTCACCTTCTGGGCCCTTCTGCGGCGCAAACGAGCTGGGCTCTGGGCTGCGATGTTCTTCCAGCTCACGGGCGTTGCCCTCGGAGCCCTGACGGCGCTCACGTACCCGGCCTCCGACGTCCCGCCGCAAATCGTTGCAAACAATCCGTTGCTGCACCCGGTCTGGGACTATGTCGGCGGCGTCGTCGGAGTCGTTTTCCTTATCCTGCTCTTCCGAGCTCGCCGGGAGTTTCCTGCCCGCATTCGCGGGGCTTCGTACGGAGCCGCGATGCTCGTCCTCGTGGCCGGTTTCCTGCTCGCGGTCCTGGCCGCTTGGGCATTCCTTCCGTTCCATTCGTGGGGCGATCTCGGGGCATTACTCCTCCGCGCGACCGGAGTGACGTCGCCAGCCGTCATGTCGCATCTGCCCAACGTGCATCGCTGGCACATCCAGGCCGTCTCGACGATTTACGGCCTGAGCGCGATCGTGG
This region includes:
- a CDS encoding LysR family transcriptional regulator → MDLELRHLRALEAVGRKKSFTAAARSLHITQPALSRTIQQLEARLGGVTLLNRSSRSVDLTPQGQRLFERARTILREIEDAIAETHQVEELRIGFPWALPDPWISRTLATFERSSGIRTHLTRHDDVCSALLNRAVDVALTRQTLMGTEVETIELFREPRVAAVSTGSRLARRTSIPWKELGQHPVVINTLSGNTRPSLWDPGQRPSSIIECANYDEWITLVAAGKGVGATPASAAASYGHSRVAFVPLDEAPSVPLCLAWRTSSNSRAIQEFRNAALSTLPCRTEGRN
- a CDS encoding DoxX family protein; amino-acid sequence: MSYPQNSTLSAPLGLLLLRVGLGIVFLMHGLQKFNEWTLDGTAANFQQMGVPSPELSAAVAAYAELIGGIALIVGVLSRLAGLVLAIDMFGAIYFVHGSQGFFASDGGYESVLVLALASLAVFLVGPGRFAIAGALEGRRGWGAFA
- a CDS encoding ABC transporter substrate-binding protein, which produces MVNRESVNTSRRQVLGLVAAASVLGLTGCGLSGKNALGPSKGKGTVVVGSADFVESQIIAEIYTAALNNAGHKAESQPAIGAREAYIGAVQQGSVSVVPDYSGNLLQYFDEKATASTAEDIMQALRAAVPEGLQVLDPSPAEDKDALVVTQEVAQKYNLKSLEDLGRVCSSLKLAGPPEFQERAYGLPGLKAKYGCVPAKFSPINDSGGPLTVKALTDDQVQVADIFTTTPAIEKNNFVVLQDPKNNFLAQQAIPLIRKDQVPEAAQAVLNKVSKTLTTEDLIHLNDRVSGDEKASTVQAAKDWVSDKGL
- a CDS encoding ABC transporter permease; translated protein: MNVVQQTWNWFTDPQSWGGSSGIWVRLGEHLEYTGLVLGIAVIVAIPVGLWLGHTRRGGNVVIGLTGALRSLPTLGLLTLFALWIGIGLTAPVLALVILAVAPLLANAYAGIAAVDPAVVDAARAQGMKEWQILTKVEIPNAVPILFGGIRNATLQIVATVTVMAYIDLGGLGRFLIDGLAVRDYSRMVASMLLAAVLALVLDGILALVQRALTSPGLVKEES
- a CDS encoding ABC transporter permease gives rise to the protein MSWLFHNLSYVGELTGLHLLQSVLPVIIGTIISIPIARFAAVRRARGAEGSGRAARARAGKARRGVVVNAAALLYTIPSLALFVLLPLILGTAITSLTNVIIALSLYVIAMMVRSCVDAFESVDGAVLDAATAVGYRSARRFWTVELPLSIPVMAAGLRVALVSNISMVSVGAVIGIQSLGTLFTDGLRRDFTTEIVVGIVLIAIIAIVLDRLVALAASAATRWQVRS
- a CDS encoding ABC transporter ATP-binding protein; the protein is MPLGKTDAIEFIGVSKEYGSTTAVDELNLAIPDGLITVFVGPSGCGKTTSLRMINRMVEPTHGQILIQGKDNREQSAYELRRSMGYVMQQSGLMPHRTVADNISTVPRLNGASKSECRARALDLMDTVGLDRGLAKRYPAQLSGGQAQRVGVARALAADSPILLMDEPFSAVDPVVRADLQRELIRLHETLERTIVFVTHDIDEAVTLGQRVAVFGEGGRVAQFGSPEEILREPADDFVASFVGHDRGTRRLTFASGGEVPIHPLDTENRPWGDWDLALDDAGRPAGWLIDGRNIIGGSLFPRGGNLRDALDSVLSSPSGWGVAVDEDGKALGLLASDDVMDAAARERRSRYGVGL
- a CDS encoding GntR family transcriptional regulator, producing the protein MSTASLPKYRAVERQLRARIAGLDDGTLLPTETEMCEEYCVSRITMRRAIEEIARDGLVTRHRGHGTKVNRPEPTTSENHVDQGEHFDSRFTGFFGQLTGFGHRVHSDVLEFGPVQANMAVSKALRVDPHSEVFHMSRRRYVDGNVHQLSRTWFVPGQFPGIEDEDFREQSLYGYLEREHGVSIAQQDLSVSLLVPSRDEARTLSISDRQPRLSLQITAYSADGRPFLYGESIFVSSDAHIFFTTTGASPQR
- a CDS encoding MarR family winged helix-turn-helix transcriptional regulator, encoding MSHAPQAQREPQWLTQEEREAWLCLSAIMFQLPGQLENQLQRDSNLGFVEYMVLAMLSEAPDQHLTMTELSSQTNTRLARLSRVVKRLEEDAYVARTTSEVDRRVSICHLRPAGHEAVIEAAPGHVAQVRAAVFNRLTKRQVTQLAGIGEALLGGKPSSIVAAQLAQGARPRG
- the nhaA gene encoding Na+/H+ antiporter NhaA; this translates as MSHRAPQRFAATLRQESTGGVLLLVATLLAIVLANSGASSWYFSVRDDHLGFRIGSLNLDMSVGHWAADGLLAVFFFIVGLELKKEFAVGELRDPGKSIVPMTAAVGGVALPALIFAAVAIGSGGEALSGWAVPTATDIAFAVAVLAVVGRNLPGALRTFLLTLAVVDDLIAITIIAVFYTSDLNFLYLALALIPLAAYAFIAYRGERLLHLKPGSAWLLLLPLGALTWAFFVGSGIHATIAGVLLGFCVPVKRSSRTPDSAHGGLTEVLEHRVRPLSAGLCVPVFAFFSAGVAIGGFRGFVESISSPAAIGIVVGLLAGKCLGITGATWLITRFRGVNVDPSIRWPDVFGVSLVAGIGFTVSLLIAELSFGGDTPLGDTAKVAILSASVLAALLGGSFLAVRSRHYACQPRRTPGNSCGQPGESGVNLPLS
- a CDS encoding esterase family protein, whose protein sequence is MGFFDVTGWGFLFGILAVTIIVFVLGVLLLPRLSAPGPAKYVAQAVAFVVVSALVLTTATAWLNKENNWYTSWDDVFNGTDTAAASPRQTFGQKAAKTVHALPISGQASDKQKDPAANPAFQRKIKNGSSSSTYFSVKLPGQVSGQSYDVMAWLPASYFENPERFYPVIMGFSGFPGSPETYSKSIDYGHLIEDAVSRGKLRESIFVVPAVYPGDYDSECVDGTQSQSGGTTPKVETFITQDVVPWVKQNFRVSDDPRAWALTGYSAGGWCSAMLSMRHPDLFSSSMIQAGYFEPLYSANQQWNSHNDPRYDLQKLAAEKRPDTNLYYFSSQDDTLSWPSVNDFKGKVGGPTSLTLDSIKSGGHRQEVWVPGMTKGLNWLGRTSPFFAPLT